Below is a window of Camelina sativa cultivar DH55 chromosome 11, Cs, whole genome shotgun sequence DNA.
NNNNNNNNNNNNNNNNNNNNNNNNNNNNNNNNNNNNNNNNNNNNNNNNNNNNNNNNNNNNNNNNNNNNNNNNNNNNNNNNNNNNNNNNNNNNNNNNNNNNNNNNNNNNNNNNNNNNNNNNNNNNNNNNNNNNNNNNNNNNNNNNNNNNNNNNNNNNNNNNNNNNNNNNNNNNNNNNNNNNNNNNNNNNNNNNNNNNNNNNNNNNNNNNNNNNNNNNNNNNNNNNNNNNNNNNNNNNNNNNNNNNNNNNNNNNNNNNNNNNNNNNNNNNNNNNNNNNNNNNNNNNNNNNNNNNNNNNNNNNNNNNNNNNNNNNNNNNNNNNNNNNNNNNNNNNNNNNNNNNNNNNNNNNNNNNNNNNNNNNNNNNNNNNNNNNNNNNNNNNNNNNNNNNNNNNNNNNNNNNNNNNNNNNNNNNNNNNNNNNNNNNNNNNNNNNNNNNNNNNNNNNNNNNNNNNNNNNNNNNNNNNNNNNNNNNNNNNNNNNNNNNNNNNNNNNNNNNNNNNNNNNNNNNNNNNNNNNNNNNNNNNNNNNNNNNNNNNNNNNNNNNNNNNNNNNNNNNNNNNNNNNNNNNNNNNNNNNNNNNNNNNNNNNNNNNNNNNNNNNNNNNNNNNNNNNNNNNNNNNNNNNNNNNNNNNNNNNNNNNNNNNNNNNNNNNNNNNNNNNNNNNNNNNNNNNNNNNNNNNNNNNNNNNNNNNNNNNNNNNNNNNNNNNTTGTGCCCTGATAATTCATGGGTGGATTATGGTGCGAGAGAGTTTGCGCTTGTGCTCTCCAGGAAAACAGATGGCGGAAAGTTGTGGAAGTTAGAAGCAACGGTAACTTCTAAAAACGCTGTCTTCCCTTTATCTTTTTCATTCTTAAGTGTTAAAATTGAGTTGTATTGGCAGGTCTATATTAGCATGGAGTATCCTCTTCGACctcctttgttttctctgtctctccatgcttcttcttcgtcaggaGATGACAAAGGGACAAATGAAAGTGACCATTACAATGAACTTCGAGCAATGGAAGCAGAAGTAAGTGTTACGCCCAGTAACATATACTAATCTTTACTCGATGACACCAACGAGAACATCTCTGTAACGTTTTTGTGGCGGTATCAGGTGAACCTTCATATGTTGAAGATTATTCCTTCAGATCAAGAAAACTATCTCCTGTCTCATCAAATCAGATGCTTAGCAATGTTGTTCGACTATTACGTGGACGACCCATCTCCAGATTCCAAGAGAGGAACAGCGACAACTGTGGTTGATGTCGGTTTGTGCAAGCCTGTAGACGGTAAGCTTCTTGTGAGATCATTCAGAGGCAGAGATCATCGAAAAATGATCTCATGGAAGGGCAGAGGATGTGCATCGGGTTATCCGTGCTAGAGATTACATTGCCGCCGCTCACTTATCTATATTATCTTTCCCTGGTGGtacaaacaaagtttttttgcATGTCTGGTTCCACATTTCACCGTGgcacatttattttaattttatattatcgtTTAAACCGTTTTTGATCTTTTATGGTGAGGACTTggaaattagaaaagaaaataagggtTGGAAGCCTTACCTGACATATCTGCTCGTCACAGGTTTAGACTAGGCCAAACCTGTCTTTGTTCTGGCGTATTTGATCTGAAAGGGTTATTATGCTATGTTTTTCCAGTTTTGTAGTACGTGATCAATATCGAGTGAACCATATGAAGCAGGTTCTGGCTGACAATGGTTTGTGAATCTTGAATGGGAAGATGGGATTGATGTAACAATAGACGGATGATTTGAGAATTGAGAGCAAACGAAAAGTGTTACAATCAATTCTTCACCAATGCTATAAGTGTTAAAATGTTGTGGTGGTTGCTGCAAATGACATCTACCTCAGGAACTACTTCTCTGGTTAATGTATCCATAAACTTTAAAATGCATTTTTGTAGCTTATATTGTTAATAAAATCCTGCATCAAACAAGATAAGGATTTGTATTTCAAACCTCATGAACTACTTATCTGGtccaataaaataaattataaatttttccCTAGACCATGAGAATTCGATCATTGGGGACATTCACCAAATgggtttaaaacaaaatgtcaAACTGACTAAGAAAATAGCTTATTTGATCATTGTTTGGGCAAAAGTTAAAATTATACCCAACATTCATAAATATGCAAAAccagaactttttttttttttgttaaaggcaaaaacaaaacatgatgaactaAATAAACTTATTATCCTCCAGCTTCAGTCTTCTTGATTCACATAATGTCCGATTTCGTTCTCCTCAGCCTTCTCTCCGGTCTTCCTTGAAGTTGTTGAATCATTCCCTTCACGTGTTATATAGATAtacataaaattagaaaaaagttttgaagTTAGACGTGGCAAATCTTTCAATTGATGTACCGGTTGGAGAAATAAATTACCGGTTCGGTTTGCATTTTCCGCATATCTACTTGTTCTTTTAGTAGCTCTTGGtatttcttctttaaatttcCAAGTTCAAGTTCAAGCTCCATAGTTTTAGCCTAACATGGCAAATGGGAGAAGTTTGGTACGTCTACACTAAATCAATTAAACTGTATAGATAAAGATATATCAAACATTTTGTTTACCTGCTTCCGAGCCCGTGATCTCGCTGCTGATTCTCggttctttatctttcttttcagttttttgtCAGCGATTTTATTATCTGCGGCGATGGCATTATCAATCTTCATACCCCTCGTAGTACTAGTACTACCACTAAAAATGTTCGGAGATGGTGACAGTAATGACGACGTGCCATCGATTTTTTGCATCTTATTTAATATTGGAAATGGGTTAACCGAAGAACATGCTATGGCTCCACTAGGATTTGTCGCAACTCTTGGGACCAAGCTTCTCTTCTCAGCTTGCACAGTTTGGTCGATAAAGCCCGTGACACCATTCGAGATTCGGATTTGTTGTCCTCCATATGAATAACCATTCGGCTTAGACATGATACATTGTTGCGGTTGATACGTTGACATAGACCCATTCACATTTTGATGCATATTAGAATCATGACTCCTTGGAACTATATTGTTCGTAAAATCAGAAACCATTGCTTTCGGCTGGAACTGAACACCCAAACCTGTGTTCctattatttacttttgctcCAGAACGAGATAAAAACTCTTCAAGAGTGATGTCCCCTAAGGTTTGTTGCCTCTGAAGATGATCAGGAACCTTAGTTACTCCATTGTTCGTGGTGTTGTCTTCTTGTGTGAATTTCCAAACTTCAGCAACAGTTTTTTGGCTAAGTGTTCGAGGCAGAGATATTGGGCCTTGTCTCTTCAACCCCTCTTGTGTTTCTTCAGCACTAGATATATTCTTAACCAACTCATGCATGTTCATTGACCCACAATTTTTCCCTAAGCTGGTCTGAAACTGATCTACTGTCCATGAGTATATCGATCCTTGTCGGCTAACCGGAAAATCATTCACCAAGTTTTTCAATCTCCAGTAACTATCCATTAATTCACCTGACACAAATGACAAATCCAAGCTTTTGTCTAGACAGTTGACGTTGAAATGTAAGAGATTTTGTTGTCAAGATTATACAAAACAACACCAAATGAGTAATTTTTtatcagaggaagagagaaatcatcaagataaaatatttatttttctttctcaaaattttaagttaACCAAAAGAGTAATATGCATTTATAGGAAATCTAAGTaagtaatttaactaaaaagtaaatcaaaataTCTATGCTAAGTAAGAACATGATCCAGATGAAATAAGTAAATCtggacaaaaattaaataaatgatctgacaaaagaaacattttacaaataaaaaggaCTATTATAAGagcaaataatttatataatctttTCACTCTATATAAGTAGTTAAAAGTAAacttagaaaatataataaatatctaGATAAGatacttattaattattatttttcattttctataaatcttttgtcatatatctttattaaaagaaaaaaattaaagaaatgatAGATGATTTAcagttataaataaaaacttataaataatcttatatttttgttaataacatgcaatatttagatttaattaatAGAGGTTATTATGCAATGATGATATTTATACCTCTCTGTTTTTTCAAACTGATGATATTTatacaatttattaaattacaaTGCTATATTTCAGGGTAATAATTCATCTACTGAATCAAGATTGccttaaaatataaatctacAATATGATGATCacaaagaaatataaaacaaaaatatgatgaTCACAAAGAAATATAAATCGGAATTATGAAAACTAATTATGTACAGAAAAAGAGTCTTTTCTTATGAGAAACCTAaactatagattttttttcattgaaaatctcaaaaacaatatttcctaattttctttttttctaaactcttGAATTGGATTTggattaaaggaaaaaaatttccaaaacgaaaacaaaaatataccaTTTCCAGTTTTGTCACACCTTTTGtataaagtttagattttggattttagtCACTACTACTTCCATGACATTGCTTGTGAATTTCCCGTTGCCTATTTGCATCATTAAATCGAATTTCATGACTTGTTCCANaaaaaaaaaaaaatctaatttcatGACTTGTTCCAAAGAAATAATGTCTTCGAATGATTGTTAAAGAAATtacttttctacttctttttcctAAAGAGGAATCTTTGAACGAAGCTTCCTCTCTTGCTAGTTGCGAAGACTCTTCAGTCAATGGGGTCAACGTCAATAGAGaaacttatcaaaaaaaaaaaaaaaaaaaaacatattttgagtCAATGGGTCAACGTTCTTTTGTAATGTATATACACATAGTCTGCTTTGCAACTTGTGATCCTCCTCCACATAGCTCTCTTTTAAGGATCTGTGATATTCATCATCTCTCCAGCCATACTTGCtaatggattcttcttcttttttcctaacCACTGTTGTTGCTGCAACAATAGGCTTGTTCAcgctttttaaaaaactcagaCTCCATCAAGAAGATGACAAAGAAACGTCATCACCACCTccatctccttcatcttctctatctctttcatCTCCTCCATCTCCTTTGAATCGCATCTGGACACACCACGTCTTTCCAAGCTTCCGAGGGGAAGATGTCCGTAGAGACTTTCTTAGTCACATTCAGATGGAGTTTCAAAGAATGGGAATCACACCATTTATTGATAACGAGATCAAGA
It encodes the following:
- the LOC104725184 gene encoding ABSCISIC ACID-INSENSITIVE 5-like protein 8, encoding MDSYWRLKNLVNDFPVSRQGSIYSWTVDQFQTSLGKNCGSMNMHELVKNISSAEETQEGLKRQGPISLPRTLSQKTVAEVWKFTQEDNTTNNGVTKVPDHLQRQQTLGDITLEEFLSRSGAKVNNRNTGLGVQFQPKAMVSDFTNNIVPRSHDSNMHQNVNGSMSTYQPQQCIMSKPNGYSYGGQQIRISNGVTGFIDQTVQAEKRSLVPRVATNPSGAIACSSVNPFPILNKMQKIDGTSSLLSPSPNIFSGSTSTTRGMKIDNAIAADNKIADKKLKRKIKNRESAARSRARKQAKTMELELELGNLKKKYQELLKEQVDMRKMQTEPGMIQQLQGRPERRLRRTKSDIM